The following proteins come from a genomic window of Lycium ferocissimum isolate CSIRO_LF1 chromosome 4, AGI_CSIRO_Lferr_CH_V1, whole genome shotgun sequence:
- the LOC132054585 gene encoding mitogen-activated protein kinase kinase kinase 20-like produces MVEEGNLVQQEMESKKKIEVKEKMELKSTVNEYGDGASWYRGTMLGKGSFGYVYVATLKNPKSKNRYFPSVMAVKSAEVSVSGTIQKEKEVLNNIKGCPYIIRCFGDETTTGKNSIMVYNLLLEYGSGGTLADRIKNLGNRGLPEFEVRCYTRSMLRGLNHIHAIGYVHCDMKPENILLVPNSSKGSTEFRAKIGDLGLAKRENQSKKRRLEPYWRGTPMYLSPEAVADNVQEFPADIWALGCIVLEMLTGKPPWDRKEDMDAEDVLRNIGEGHELPKIPGDLCKEAKDFLKGCFVRTPRYRLTAEMLLIHPFVEGLSDNDGVEEELEEVEDINEADSMQLVAETDDEFSYSQEDWSCISEDDDSLGYWSEDDTEITEDEMTSYISEEEILKAEERMSIRSSSTDSGFNSMIDTSMQVPSQGPSNNSSKCPLKFTIPVVV; encoded by the coding sequence ATGGTGGAAGAAGGTAATTTGGTGCAACAAGAGAtggaaagtaagaaaaaaattgaagttaaGGAAAAGATGGAGCTAAAGAGTACTGTAAACGAATATGGAGATGGGGCTTCATGGTATAGAGGAACAATGTTGGGTAAAGGAAGTTTTGGTTATGTCTATGTGGCCACTTTGAAGAACCCCAAGTCGAAAAATCGATACTTTCCATCAGTTATGGCTGTAAAATCAGCTGAAGTTTCAGTTTCAGGTACAATTCAGAAGGAAAAGGAAGTTCTCAACAACATCAAAGGTTGTCCTTATATAATTCGATGCTTTGGAGATGAAACTACGACTGGTAAGAATAGTATAATGGTGTATAACTTATTGCTCGAGTATGGCTCAGGTGGAACCCTAGCTGATAGGATCAAGAATTTAGGGAACAGAGGGTTGCCTGAATTTGAGGTAAGGTGTTATACTAGGTCTATGCTTAGGGGGTTGAATCATATTCACGCGATTGGTTATGTTCATTGCGATATGAAGCCTGAAAATATCCTGCTTGTACCGAATTCTAGCAAGGGGAGTACTGAATTTAGGGCTAAGATTGGTGATTTAGGATTGGCTAAGAGAGAAAATCAGAGCAAAAAGAGGAGATTGGAGCCTTATTGGAGGGGTACTCCGATGTACTTGTCCCCCGAAGCTGTAGCTGATAATGTACAAGAGTTCCCGGCTGATATATGGGCTCTTGGATGTATTGTGCTTGAGATGCTAACTGGAAAACCTCCATGGGACCGGAAAGAAGATATGGATGCGGAGGATGTACTCAGAAATATTGGGGAAGGACACGAATTGCCTAAAATTCCAGGGGATTTGTGTAAGGAAGCAAAAGATTTCCTGAAAGGCTGTTTTGTGAGGACCCCTAGGTATAGATTGACTGCTGAAATGTTGTTAATTCATCCATTTGTAGAGGGTTTAAGTGATAATGATGGAGTGGAAGAAGAACTAGAGGAGGTTGAAGATATAAATGAAGCTGATTCTATGCAATTGGTTGCTGAGACTGATGATGAATTTTCCTATTCTCAAGAAGATTGGAGCTGCATATCTGAAGATGACGACTCCCTTGGTTACTGGTCGGAAGATGATACAGAAATTACGGAGGATGAAATGACCTCTTATATTTCTGAAGAAGAGATATTAAAAGCAGAAGAAAGGATGAGCATTAGAAGCTCTAGCACTGATAGTGGTTTTAATAGTATGATTGATACATCAATGCAAGTACCTTCACAGGGTCCATCAAATAATTCGTCGAAATGTCCATTAAAATTTACAATTCCTGTTGTGGTCTAG